The genomic region TTTCAAGAAAATTCATACAAGGGATATGACGAGTGTAATACATACATATTTTATTTTAGCTTGAGAGGCTCTATTTTTATGAAGTGTTGGTGACTAGCACGGCTAATCACGTTTCGGTAAATTCGGTAAATTTTTAAAAGCTTTTGAGCTTGTTGCATGCTGTTAATTGTATTTTTCCATAGAAGTTAAATCGGGAAAGCATAAAGATTTATTTCTTTTTAAATTTATTTTTGTCCACTCACTTTAACGGTTTCAAATGTTTTTTCCTGGGCTCTTCGTTTTATAAATGCCCAGTTGCAGGTTAGCATAGTGAGGCCGAGCGTACATGGAGAAGAGGCATAGTCAATAGTATAGCTTCCGCTCATTTCTATTTATTTTTAGTTCCTCTCATCTCAAGTAGAGTTGCTCTGAATATGTGGTTGTTGGTTATATGATCTTTGTTAGATTAGTGAATCTATATTGGGAGATGTTGTGATTTGTGGGGAGCACGAAGGCTCCAGGAGTTAAGGTTGGAGTTGGAACTTTTAGAAGTGTTTGCAGGTGTTTTATTTAGGAAGGGTTGTCCATTTTCAAGGGAGGTTATGCCGAATTTTCGGTAAATTTTCCTTAGAAGTGTTCCCCGCAGGATTTACTTCAGGTTTCAGGGTGAAATTCGGGGTGGGTCCTGACAGTTTGCATCAAAAAGAAAAAAAAAAATTAAAGAATGGATGTCAGGAATAGATGTTCGCATGCGAAAAAAATAAAAAGGAATGGGAGGTCTAGTGAATGAATAAATGGTGCAATGAGTAATATATTGAAATATATATGAATTACATAAACAATGTTATTTTAGGTATTTGAATGGAGGTCTAGTGAGCAAATGTTTGTATTTAAAAGTAAAATAGAGGTGTAGAGAGAATGAGAGGTATACTGAACAAATTTAGAGGTCTAAATAGCCGCACTCTTTCTTTTTCTTTTCTTCTATATTACTATATACTCTTTTTTCTTAAGAATTATATTACATGAAGACCATATTGACAAAGGGTTGAAGGGAATGACTTATCTGGCCAATACATCTACTTCAAAAGAACATGAAAAGACTCTGAGCTTCTGTGTATTGGATAACTGTATTGATTGATGCAAAAGATTTGTGTTTGCCGAAGTGCACCACAAGTCATTGATTCAGAACCATCTTCCAGATAAACTAGCTAAACCCGTCATTCATTACAATCAATAATAAGTTTAAGAATCTCCCTCCACTTGAGTTTGCTGAAACTCGTCATTCTTTGATTGAATAAAACTTTCTCCTTCCACAGAACTTTTTTTTTTCAAAGATTTTTCTAGTACTTATTTGTTTATTTATTTTAATCAAAATGGTGTACTTCGGAGTCTAATCTAATGTTACCAGGGAGAAAGAATATCTTGCAGTCTGTTGGACATTCATGAAAAACTTATAGGGCCAGTGAAAACTAATCAAGATATCAAAAAATTTCATTCCTGATAGTAAGATGAACAATTCTACAGATCAGAAAACTACCTTTCTACACCTTTTTACTACAAAACATTCAAAATTATGAACAAAGAATAAGTGAAAAAACGGTCCGCTAACTACATAACTGATGTGAACATTCCCAAGGCAATCATCAAACTGTGCTGCAATTCCATTATCAACAGGACACCAAATAACAATGAAGGTCAATGTAGTGACGCCGGTCCATCTCGGTTCTAAATGGCAAAACGCCATCTTCAACTGAAGGGATTATGCTGCAGGCTAAGCTCCAGCCTCTGAAACCGAGCAGGCATGTTGTCATTGTGATTCTACCACCTGAGTAGATACAAAGTTAAAGTATTATTTGATACTAATTTAAAAGATCATCACACATCCACAGGGATTGAACATCTAACAGCACCCTACTCATGTTCTAAAGGGGGAGGGGAAGAGGTCTACTTTTTGCATTGACAATATCCTCTACTTTTGCATTCTATTTGTAAAAGTGATCCGGATTGATTTCCTAAAGCATATTTCAGACAATGTATTAAAAACATTTTTTCTTTTGATTTGGTTTAGAAGAATCAATACCTTCTCGAGATGGAAATCTATGGACCTTCATCATCTGAGCTAGAATTGTCTATGCGTCGATCTTTGATTGCTGGGAAAAGCCGCTGATGAAGATCTGGAAAGGGAGGCTGGCGTAGATCAGGAGAAGGAGGCTGGCGGGGTTCAGAGGCAGATGGAGTTGTTGGAGGCTGGCGGGGATCAGAGGAAGGTGCTTCCTTTTTCTGAACCTTAGTGAACTTATTTGGAGCCAATCTTACTTCCTTGCATACCCTATCTAAAATGATTAAAAAATCCCGCACAATAACAAACAAATGTAGACCCTCATCCTTCCCTGCATTCCCATGGAAATAGTCACCAGTGCTCTTTACCAGAGCCATAATTCTCTTTTCTTCCTCATGGAGACCCCTGATATCAACATCAGCATTCTGCACAAAACTCTTCAGTGTTTCGTGAAAACCACTTTCTTCCCCTGAATTATTCATGTCTGTGTTCAGAAAATCTCGCGCTTTTACCAGAGCATTACGAAGTTTGGCAACAGTTCCTGTTAAGCTGTCGGCGTCCAATATTGATGCTTTTCTCACATTCTCGAGTTCATTGCTTAAACCTGACACTTTCTCCAGACCAAGATTACGATAGTGCTCCTCTGAGTCATGGGAAGTTTCTTCAAGGAGATCATCTGTTTTGATGCTATTGAAACTCCGGCTCCCTTTTGCTGCACGAGCAGCTCTCACACCCTCAGAGCGGATTATTTCCTGAACAACAAAATGCAAAAGTGTTGTCTTCCCATCTGTTCCCTTTACATCTGACAATTTCAAGAGTGTGTCAAGCTTGAACGCCTGTGCACCACCACGGAATGTTCCATCATTCATGCGATTGCCAGTTTTAAGAACAGCTTCTAGAAGCTTGAGGAACAGCCGGCTGTTTCTGAGTTCCTTGCAAGCAACCTGCAATAGAAATAGAGGTTATGGTTTAGACAGTATTGAGTGAAACTTCAAAGGACTAGAAATAACTGACAGATAATGCATGCACACAAACAAACAACACATTAGAACAAAAGAATGAACACATTTGAATGACCATTGACAGATTCTTTAACTACCATAACCCTGGACTCATATAGTGGACTCATATAGTTTACTGCTGTTAAAAAGATGTTAGCCAATTTAAAAGATGACAGAATAACAGATAAGTATTTGTTGGAAAGCTCCCTACCAACAGAATATGCAGAGAGATCTGCATCTCATGACAGCAGGATGTTAGAGTTCAGCCTTCATCTTTCAAATGACTAAACCTAGTGAATCTAGCAACTAGGTATTGCAAAATTGATGTAAAGTTGGAAAATAAATTTACAATAGTTTTCTATTTCAGCTATTCCAGATAGTAGAGTAGCAGTCATAGGATAGTTGTCATTAATGGTTTGTAGATGGATGGAAATCCAAGGCTTGGGGTACAAAGGCTACTGCTAATAAACGAAGCAACATGGTCAGCCACTTTGGGAAGTTCTTAACTCGGCATAAATGCAACTGTCAACCAATCCGAATTTTGTACTTCGCAATGATGGCAATCATTTTTAACCTGTTCCATCAAACTTCTTATTTATTTTATTAAATTGCACATTTCTCATATGTGCAATAGCTTTTTATGTATTCAGATCAAAGCTAGTAACCCGTATTTTTCACCATGAAATAATGATTTGCACAGCTCTAGAGTACTATGTCTTGATGCAGAAGATCACCATTAAAGTAGAATACGCTGCACTTTGCTCTATGATTATTATGGTTGTATAGGCACATGGTTATATTTTAAACTTCCTGACCAAAAAACCCAAAAACCAGGCAGAGAAGCTATGAGATTCAAAATATAGTGCAATCGGAAATTCAGTCCCCTACCTCTAAGGTTGCGAAGGATTCTTGAAGGTTGGTGACCTCCTCCTGAAGACTGCACATAAAAAGTAAGGCTTCCAACCGTTTGAAGGCAAAAGGGATGGCAATCAAGCCTTTTAAGAACCGTTCAGCAGGCCCCAGTTGAGAAAGTGCACCATCGAATGCCCTGAGCTTTAGCTCTTCTTCTTGCGTTGGTGCCATCTTCAACAACGTTTGAACGAATTCAGAAGGAAGCTCATTGCCTGATTCACAAAGATATGTTACAACATGCTTCTCATGCACAAGCAAATTCTAACACAAATGAACTCGACCGTCATTTTACAATACCTTTCTTTACAAAAAAGAGATGTTATGTCAATAAATTATTGCAAAATGTTTTAAAGTAAACTCCATGGAAATGCCAAAGGTTGTTTAGAAAACTAATGAAAATAAAGCAATTCACATAGTAAAAACATGCAAAACGTCTAGCCTCCAGCAGCCAAAAAACAGTATAGATAATGTTACGTTCCAATTTGCAGAAAAAGGAAGAAACTCAAACAGTGACCAAAAACAATTTCCACAAGCATTCCCCCAGCCTCCACCCCTTCCACATCCCACCCCTAGAATTTTCAAAAAATCACCACATGTCATTCCAAAACACAGCAGCTCCAGAAGCATTGGGGTCTTAACCATCTTTCATTTTTAGCTTCCTTTATAACTTCTGGCTCAAATAAAAAAGATGTTCCCCTTGAGAACTTGGCCAAACAAAGAGCTTTATATGTGATGAGCATTGGGCTCTAAAACAATTGTATTAAATCCTCAGACTTCAGAAGATTAATTGCAAGCTCCTTCAAGAACAGTGAACCAAAAAGTAGAAAATGTATCACTTGCAATTCCTCTCTAGCACAATATAACGGAAGAAATTAAGATAGATGCATCTTATGTCATGGAAAGAAGGGGGTTACCTTCACGTACTGCATCGCAGACTTCTTCTATTGTCACATTCAAAGCTCGGAGAAGAATTGATAGATTCTGTGCTTTTTTGGGATTAATAAGTTGAATGAACTGGGGTGTAGAATCGTGGGATGAAGACTCTTTCTTGCGATCGTTTTTATTTTTATCACCAGCATTGTACCCAAACAGAGATTCAATCATGTTCTCATCAAACCTGTATGATAATTACGTATAGTCTTCAGCATCTTATAATATAAAATAATTAATAGGTTGTATGTAAGAAAAAGAAGAGAAGTGGTACTAACTGGAAAGATCCTGATTTAATTTGATGCCACACCATTGATTGATCAGGGTTTGCTAGAACCTTATCCCAGAAAAAGGGCTTCAGCTTGGTTTTAGGAGCATCGCCATCAGCCACTGATCCATCACTCGAAGCATTTGATGGACGCTTTGGTGCAAATGGTGGAGGTCGAGCTAGCTTAGAACCTATAGGCATCGATGGCGGTGGCCTAGGAGGAGGGACTCCAACCTTTGGAAGTGGTGGGGGAGGGGGACCTGGAGCTGAAGGTGGTGGGGGAGGAGGACCAGGAGCTGAAGGTGCTTGGGGGCGAGGACCAGGAGCTGGAGGTGGCGGGGGGCGAAGACCAAGAGCAGGAGGTGGTGGGGGAGGAGCTCCACCACCAGATGGTTTCAAAGTGGGAGGTGATGCAGGAGGCGGAGGGGTTGGAGGAGGACCAGCCCTGCCAGGAGGAGGCTTAAAAGAAGAAGGTGGTTCAGGAGGGAGAGGATTTGCTCTGCCAGGAGGGGGCTTCAAAGGAGGCAGTCCATTAGAAGGCCTTCCATTGCTGGATGCCTCATACATTTCATACCGGGATTTGGATGCACGTCCCATTGATCCTAACTCTGCAGTGAAGTATGGAGAACATCAGACTCAACGAGCAATCAATTACTTAAATATTAATTGAATTCTTTAGGCCTGAGTTATTACCCATTGATTGACGCTCAAGCTTCTCTCCTTTTATTGAATTTTCGAAAGGATAAGACGAAGAACCTGAAACATCAAACTTTAGAGGAAATGGAAGAACTGAAATAGTTCAAACAAAATAAATAAACACAACCTTAAGATTATAGTACGAAATATTAGAGAACTGTACCTCCAGAGCCGGATAAACTCAGGCTAAGAAGAGGGCTCTCGTCATTTTGTCTACCTTTACGCTGGGTCCTACAGATTTTAGTACAGCATAAAAAGAAGACTGCTGCAACAAAAAATGTCACTGATGCAGTTACAACAACTGCGATGATAATTGGTTTGCGGTCAGTCTTTTTCTTAGTTATCTGTATAACGGAGCCGGGAGCTGGTGAGCTAACTGAATTTAGGGACACAGGAGGAAAAAATGATCCTTGTGGAGCAGCAGGGCTCAAGGACCTAGGAATGCTAGAAGCAGAAGGTCCAGGACCAGGAGATGATACTGGACTGAGTTTAGAAGATCCTGGTGCAGGGGCAGGAGAAGGTTCCTCAGCAAAGGTCTCTAGCAATTCAGTGCCCATATTCCTTCTTGGAACAGGTCTGGGAAATAGGGACTCAATATACTTGGCATACCAAATCTTGGAGGCACTCTCTTCTCCAGAGACACCGAAAAAGATATTGTTCTTTCTGAAGCAATCTGAAAGAGTTTGTTTCACCTGAGGATGTAGGACACTAAAAACTTTCTGCACATTTTCTTCTTCCAGTGACTGTCTTTTCAAACTAATTGCATCTGTACTACTAGATGTTTCTTCTGGCAACCATATGTGAAGATCTTGAATAATTTCCACCAAATGGGCCAAATCTACCTTGCAACATACCCATAACAGCTGTGCCTGCAGCCCACAGAGTTTAACAACTTAAATTTCTATTACTACTTTGCAGAAATCTGGAAGCTTATTGAAGAACACCAAACTTCATTTCCAAAGACAGCTCAAAGTGGGAGCTGAATACATTGTTCTTATCATTTCACTTTCATCAGGTCTAAAATTTATAAACAGTGCCCCGATATTTGTGATCTCAATTACTAGTTCTAGTTTCACGATAATTACCCCTACAGATCTTACCTCAGGTTGACCAAAATCACAAATTTATTCCCGTATAGTACTTCTGTACCTTAACTAGTTCTTAAGCCTAAACCTACTCCTACAAGTTAGGAAAAATAATCTATCATGAACATATGTACTAAACGTATGCAAATTCGAACAAATAAAAATACAAGTTACGCATACTCTTACCATATCTCCATCAATCTTTCCAGTGGCTGGATCAACTAGTCGAGTGAGGAACACTTCTTCTGTGATCAATCTCTCCTCTGAGCTGATCAAAGCTGAAACACAAAGCAGAGTAACCAAAACAATGAAACGACTTGTCCTCATAAGACCCATTTGTAGTTGTATTGTCATTCCGAACGTTCAATATCCTTCTCATTTCATCAATTCCTAAACCTCTCATAAGTCATAACCAAATAAAAACCCTACAACACCATCACCACCTCAAAACTTCACCAAAAAGCTTCCAACTTTCACAATTTGCCACCAACCCAATATTCAAATTCTCCTCCACAACACACCTCCAATCCCAATTTCCCTTATCCAAGCAAAATCTCACAGACCCACCAAGGATTTTCCAATCAAAATTTGAACTTAAAACCCAACAAGAGAGAACCAATCAAACCCAGAATCCTTCTTCTCCCACAAAGGACCCAAAATATTGAACCAAATCTTATTCCAACACAAAACCCAGAAAGAAACCAAGCAAAGAAAGCTGAATAAGGAGCTCAAAACAGAAGCATCCAGACAAGTTTCACCTCAAATTTCCTGAAAGCAGCCTCTGAAGAATCCAAAATTGAAAGGGTCTCCGTGTGAAGCTTTGAAATGGGTGTACGATTCTGACCAGATCCACCACACGGAGCTTACACAATGTCAGCTGCTGATATGTTTATACAAACCAATGGCGGTATTGACCAGAATATGTAGGAAAGGTTAAATCTTTTCGCTTCAGAACGTTTCGTCTCAAAGCTGTCAAACAAATGACTCTGTTTCCTGTCTCTTTCTTTTTTTCTTTGGTTTTTTATTTTTTTTAATTGTATTTAGTACTATTTTCTGAAAAAAAAAAGTTTATTTGGTCTTATTCCCATTATTATTTTCTGTATGAAAAAACAAAATATTTATTTGTATCACTGTTGAATCACTTGAACGTGTGATGTGATCTGATGTGATGTGTTTGATTCAATCACTGTTTTATGATTTTTATCCACCGTTAAGGAATTTTGACAACATTTATTTATTCTTATTAATTAATTGTTACATTATCATGATATGTTGTTTAAGCGACATCTGATAAAATTAAAACTATAACTTTCGATGTTATTCTCGTCTTCACGTCGGCATGTGTTGAATTTACATTATTTTGTAAGTGAATACAAAGAATAACCTTCTCATTATGAAGAAAAATGCACTATTTAAGGTCAAATGATATTGTGTCTTTCATGCAAGGGTAGAGAGATTGCAAGATTTGGTGTTTAACCTTTCTAGTTGGAGTGATTCAGAATACGTTAGATGCCACTCAAGGAAGGTGACAAACAAATACAACACTTAAGGCAGTTTGCTTCACAAATTTTAAGGGCTAAATTTTTAGACAAGTAATCTTGAGACGATCGGCTACATCTTAACGGCTAGAGAATCTCCTTCAACTCGTGACTTAGCTTATGTTTTCGTCAACCTTCGGCTTGTGACTGTAAACAACAACTCATGAGGAATGAGAGCTAGCCTCTCCTTCGTTGTATACTTGCAAAACAATCTAAGGCTTGTCGTGGTGCCGAGCTTAGACCCTCTGATGCTCAAGACAGTAATCATCTCAAAATTATAGACAAAGAAGAGAAGATATGAGTTTTCAAAATATCAGAGATGGAGAAGTAAGGTAATTAGTTATATAGGAGATGTAATCAGGGTTGCTTCGAGTGTAAGGTAGCGAATCCCATGAGGCTACTACTTCTTACTCTAAGTAAAGAGGTGGAATTAGATTCACATTGTATTACTTAGGCCATATGAGAATAACTCAAATATCACGGGCATGTATAGTCGAAAGATCCCATGAGGATTCTCCCCAAATTGGAACTCTTTACTTAGATGATCAAGATGCTATACAAAGTTAGTGTTGTGTGTCGGGTGATTCCTTGTCACCAATGAGGATACAAGCCTCCCCTAGAGCACTAGGAATCATGAGTCGTGTTCTTTCCTTGGTCTGCTTTGTGTTGCTTGGCTTTCCTCTCGCTTGTACCCATGGGATTCCGACTGTGAAAATCTTTGTACCCACATATATCACAAGGGAGGCCAAAACATATGATACTCGCATAACATTTGTCATGTGTTATTCATTTAGTCACTCACAAGTCTGAGTTTATATTACGTTCTTTTGATACAAAGAAGTTAGACACTACTCGAGTCGAGACTTTCTCAGCTGAGTTTTGATCACCGTTCTTTTTCCTATATGCCATTCTTGCGCATTTTGGAGGTGGATAAAAAAATCTTTGCAATTTTTTTGCTATGAGATTATCCATATGGAGTAGTAGAGGACCTTTTAATACTAGAAATCAGAAATGAGGATATTTGTACATCTACGGTGTGAAAAATGTATGCATAAAATGCATATTTAATTGAGAACTCGTTTTTATTTCCTCCATTTCTAATTTTGGGTGAGGATGAATCATAATGGCTATCTAGTCATTCTAAAGTACTAATATTTTAGGTAATTATCCGAATGGTTAATGTCAGGCAATTTTCTTTCTATTGAAAAAAAAAAAAAAACTATCAAACGTGTGTACTAAATGCTTATATAAGAGAAGAGAAGCAAGAGAAAAGAAACTCATTTCTTGCTTAACATGGAATGTAACAGGGATAAATACAATATTCACATGTGGGGAGAAGAACATTCTCTCTTCTTCTAACCTTGGTCATCGATCTACATTGGGAATTTGGGACATCGGATGGGGGATATTATTTCATCAATGGCGACTGTTGTCCTGTCAGAGACTCCATTCTTGGGTCATCTTTTTTTGTCCTCAGGCCACTGGTTTCTGAATTGCCTTCTAACCCTGCGGTCTTATCTATTTCCTCTACTGTTCTACTGAAAGTCTTGAAATTTCCATTGTAGAAATTACTTTCGGAGTTGAGAGTAATCTTCTTCTTGCTGCTCTCATCTGTTTCCTCTATTATGCTCTAGAATTGATCATTTTGTCAAGTTGAGAATAATTGCCTGATCCCAGCTGCTCCCATCTGTTTCAAGATAACTTACTTGCATCCATTTTCAATGTGAAAAGGAAACCCTTTCTGGCCGTGACCCACTATCCAAAGTCACTCCACAAATTTCATGGTTGGACATTCAGCATCAATCATGAAGATACTAATCCTGCTTTGGGAAAAGGTTACCTCTGCAGATGCCAATACCCATGTAGCCTGCACAAGAAACTTAAAAAAATTGCACAGAAAGTGAGGAGGAAGTGCACTGCGTGACAAAGAGATATTCACATTATGGACATTTATTTTATTTTGGTCTGCAGCACCTACACATGTAAGTATGTGACAAATATTCCTTTCCCACAGCCTTTTATAATATCAAATAGGGTAAGATATTGTCTCTCTGAGGTAAAAGACTCATTTACTGTAACTGTAATTAACCTAACAGCTGAGAAAGAGGCAATCAGCATTGCATATGAATATGGTGTAACAGAATCATTCATACTCCATTCCATCTGATGAACTCAGCTGAGGCTCTATAATCTCTAAGTTTTTGAAATTGCCAATCAGAGATCTAATGCATAGAAGTTGGACTCTATATATCAAACCAATAATCAAAGTTTCCAAATAATCTGATAAGATTCTACAAGAAACCAAAATAGTATCTTTAGCCATTACTGAGAGTAACAGAAGTGATCAGATCATATGGATGTTTGTATTCCCAATACTTATTGCTACTTAGAAGATGAAATTACGCATCATAATGCCAAGACTTTTTGATAATTATTTATACTTATTTGGTAATGCGAATCAGGTAACATC from Fragaria vesca subsp. vesca linkage group LG3, FraVesHawaii_1.0, whole genome shotgun sequence harbors:
- the LOC101293273 gene encoding formin-like protein 5-like, which gives rise to MTIQLQMGLMRTSRFIVLVTLLCVSALISSEERLITEEVFLTRLVDPATGKIDGDMAQLLWVCCKVDLAHLVEIIQDLHIWLPEETSSSTDAISLKRQSLEEENVQKVFSVLHPQVKQTLSDCFRKNNIFFGVSGEESASKIWYAKYIESLFPRPVPRRNMGTELLETFAEEPSPAPAPGSSKLSPVSSPGPGPSASSIPRSLSPAAPQGSFFPPVSLNSVSSPAPGSVIQITKKKTDRKPIIIAVVVTASVTFFVAAVFFLCCTKICRTQRKGRQNDESPLLSLSLSGSGGSSSYPFENSIKGEKLERQSMELGSMGRASKSRYEMYEASSNGRPSNGLPPLKPPPGRANPLPPEPPSSFKPPPGRAGPPPTPPPPASPPTLKPSGGGAPPPPPPALGLRPPPPPAPGPRPQAPSAPGPPPPPPSAPGPPPPPLPKVGVPPPRPPPSMPIGSKLARPPPFAPKRPSNASSDGSVADGDAPKTKLKPFFWDKVLANPDQSMVWHQIKSGSFQFDENMIESLFGYNAGDKNKNDRKKESSSHDSTPQFIQLINPKKAQNLSILLRALNVTIEEVCDAVREGNELPSEFVQTLLKMAPTQEEELKLRAFDGALSQLGPAERFLKGLIAIPFAFKRLEALLFMCSLQEEVTNLQESFATLEVACKELRNSRLFLKLLEAVLKTGNRMNDGTFRGGAQAFKLDTLLKLSDVKGTDGKTTLLHFVVQEIIRSEGVRAARAAKGSRSFNSIKTDDLLEETSHDSEEHYRNLGLEKVSGLSNELENVRKASILDADSLTGTVAKLRNALVKARDFLNTDMNNSGEESGFHETLKSFVQNADVDIRGLHEEEKRIMALVKSTGDYFHGNAGKDEGLHLFVIVRDFLIILDRVCKEVRLAPNKFTKVQKKEAPSSDPRQPPTTPSASEPRQPPSPDLRQPPFPDLHQRLFPAIKDRRIDNSSSDDEGP